A part of bacterium genomic DNA contains:
- a CDS encoding glycoside hydrolase family 9 protein: MRPLICMIRTFAIFTLVAGMTSQAAPYFVDLRPVANSSFGDDGLANNGQGGWTDEGINDMLIYPPIPPGIITRNGYHFQIIDPAQNNSRSVVLLQGQIRGTNYPVSVTVKLPNVKGKYIYFLQNAAGPPPALPPDYTVARYTIHYADHSEVVLPMRNNIELRQWWCSAWWDNAGARSWPIFTGCNFYSVKWDQYIGVWATEWTNSAPEKAITSITLASEGKAVPAIYAITLDDADYFNAPDVKLDFKRPESPPEGFFDERMAIENKAILKGMTELGMAQGIRKTEIIRPDLLAVTLDGIVAGGPGQGEAKARKLQSPDHFTLSSTGDPAFAPGMHPARVGRLSFDNWTGDIGSFPGNHVYWHTYYLQLTTPLKSGKSYSIQVAGFPTTATAQTTLAYSDRTTLTPVIKVNQAAYSSKSQKRYAYLGWWAADLGAVDYSSFQTFQVLNADNNQRVHEGAITLSCLTNSASGESVYEMDLAPIHASGRYYIYIPGLGRSDTFGIGQDGMKDLYIKTMRGFLVQRCGAELTSKVTDYPRHPCHLTNYENGHLVEHGPPLTPNEPVREFRGGYHDAGDCDLFYLHLVASQQILTSYECFPAAFADGELNLPESGNGIPDILDEVLWGLKFYADNQLPDGGIYAGRANDEDYGYKEWKTEWATQFGPLPPFGNFPPCNASANIFAAVASHAARVLQPFDPKQSNQLLGQAFKAYEWGLKHQSTDYETNGISYGRIPWKRAWALAAAELFNTTGEPRFNTDFTNLYKNGVAQAFKWDEGWQHPLIAWPYASSTRKGIDPEVQKATRAAILKCADVDVKSIEKWPYRMSTVRESGGWGSLVGGGLYGNKCLMAYLLSHDQKYLDAASLNADYQLGANPLSRSFITGIGSRPPIHPELRAWLYNKEGVPAPGIPVFGPGGAAKSMGGVYPAMIPPWRVWRESKVDSLHNEFGLTGPLGDAAMLYSLLWALEAQSSAPATP; encoded by the coding sequence ATGAGACCTCTGATATGCATGATTCGGACTTTTGCGATTTTCACCTTGGTGGCAGGCATGACTTCTCAAGCGGCCCCCTACTTCGTCGATCTTCGCCCCGTTGCCAATTCAAGTTTTGGGGATGACGGCCTTGCCAATAACGGCCAAGGGGGCTGGACGGATGAAGGGATCAACGACATGTTGATCTATCCCCCCATCCCCCCGGGAATCATTACCCGGAATGGATATCACTTCCAGATCATTGATCCGGCTCAGAACAACAGTCGGTCCGTCGTGCTGCTCCAAGGCCAGATCAGGGGCACCAACTACCCCGTGTCGGTCACCGTGAAGCTCCCCAACGTGAAGGGCAAGTATATCTATTTCCTGCAGAATGCCGCAGGGCCGCCCCCCGCCCTGCCACCCGACTATACCGTGGCCCGTTACACGATCCACTACGCCGATCATTCCGAGGTGGTCCTCCCCATGCGCAATAATATCGAACTCCGCCAATGGTGGTGCTCAGCCTGGTGGGACAATGCCGGAGCCCGGAGCTGGCCCATATTCACAGGCTGCAATTTCTACTCTGTGAAATGGGATCAATACATTGGCGTGTGGGCAACCGAATGGACCAACTCAGCGCCTGAAAAGGCCATCACCTCGATCACGCTGGCGTCGGAAGGCAAAGCCGTGCCGGCCATCTACGCCATCACACTTGATGACGCGGACTATTTCAACGCTCCTGATGTGAAGCTGGATTTCAAGCGACCAGAGAGCCCGCCGGAAGGATTTTTCGATGAGCGGATGGCCATTGAGAACAAGGCCATCCTGAAAGGGATGACTGAACTCGGCATGGCTCAAGGCATCCGGAAAACGGAAATCATCCGGCCTGACCTCCTAGCCGTGACCCTCGACGGGATCGTGGCAGGGGGCCCCGGCCAGGGCGAAGCCAAAGCCCGAAAGCTTCAGAGCCCGGACCATTTTACCCTTTCAAGCACTGGCGACCCGGCCTTCGCCCCTGGCATGCACCCCGCGCGCGTCGGCCGGCTCTCGTTCGACAACTGGACCGGGGATATCGGAAGCTTTCCGGGTAATCATGTCTACTGGCACACCTATTACCTCCAACTAACGACCCCCTTGAAAAGTGGCAAGTCGTATTCCATTCAAGTGGCTGGCTTTCCCACCACGGCAACCGCGCAGACTACATTGGCGTATTCGGATCGCACCACGCTCACCCCGGTCATCAAGGTCAATCAGGCCGCGTATTCCTCGAAAAGCCAGAAACGCTACGCATATCTCGGCTGGTGGGCCGCCGACCTCGGCGCGGTCGACTATTCCTCCTTTCAGACATTTCAAGTGTTAAATGCCGATAACAATCAACGGGTCCACGAGGGCGCCATTACCCTTTCATGCCTAACCAACTCAGCGAGTGGCGAGTCGGTCTATGAAATGGACCTCGCCCCGATTCACGCCTCCGGGCGCTATTATATTTATATACCCGGACTCGGTCGCTCCGATACCTTCGGCATCGGCCAGGACGGGATGAAAGACCTTTACATAAAGACCATGCGCGGCTTCCTGGTTCAGCGTTGCGGGGCGGAGTTGACGTCCAAGGTGACAGATTACCCCCGTCATCCCTGCCATCTGACGAATTATGAAAACGGGCACCTGGTGGAACATGGCCCACCCCTGACACCCAACGAGCCGGTCCGCGAGTTCCGCGGGGGCTATCATGATGCCGGGGACTGCGATCTGTTTTACCTGCATCTGGTTGCCAGCCAGCAGATCCTGACCTCCTATGAATGTTTTCCTGCCGCCTTTGCTGACGGCGAACTGAACCTTCCTGAAAGCGGAAACGGGATTCCGGACATCCTGGACGAAGTGCTCTGGGGGCTGAAGTTCTACGCCGACAACCAGCTTCCCGACGGAGGCATCTACGCCGGCCGGGCCAATGACGAGGATTACGGCTACAAGGAGTGGAAAACCGAATGGGCGACACAGTTCGGCCCCCTTCCTCCCTTCGGGAATTTCCCGCCCTGTAATGCTTCCGCCAATATCTTTGCCGCAGTCGCCAGCCATGCGGCCAGGGTGCTTCAGCCCTTCGATCCCAAGCAGAGCAATCAATTGCTGGGTCAGGCGTTCAAGGCCTATGAATGGGGCCTGAAACACCAGTCTACGGACTACGAAACCAATGGTATTTCCTATGGCCGAATCCCTTGGAAACGGGCCTGGGCACTGGCCGCGGCCGAACTTTTCAACACTACCGGCGAGCCCCGGTTCAATACGGATTTCACCAATCTTTACAAAAACGGCGTGGCCCAGGCCTTCAAATGGGATGAAGGTTGGCAACACCCTCTTATCGCTTGGCCCTACGCCAGTAGTACCCGGAAAGGAATCGACCCGGAGGTCCAGAAGGCCACCCGGGCCGCCATCCTGAAGTGCGCGGACGTCGATGTGAAATCGATCGAGAAATGGCCGTATCGCATGAGTACTGTACGCGAGTCCGGCGGCTGGGGAAGTCTGGTAGGTGGCGGACTTTATGGAAATAAATGCCTGATGGCTTACCTCCTGTCTCATGATCAGAAGTACCTGGACGCGGCGTCACTCAACGCCGACTACCAGTTGGGCGCCAATCCGCTCTCCCGAAGTTTTATCACAGGTATCGGATCCCGCCCCCCGATCCACCCGGAACTCCGGGCCTGGCTGTACAACAAAGAGGGGGTTCCCGCTCCCGGAATTCCGGTCTTTGGCCCTGGCGGAGCAGCCAAAAGCATGGGCGGAGTCTATCCCGCCATGATTCCCCCGTGGCGAGTCTGGCGGGAAAGCAAAGTTGACTCCCTGCATAACGAGTTCGGCCTGACAGGCCCACTCGGAGATGCCGCGATGCTATACAGCTTACTCTGGGCACTGGAAGCGCAGAGTTCAGCTCCGGCGACACCTTAG
- a CDS encoding SUMF1/EgtB/PvdO family nonheme iron enzyme: protein MKRYSGLVVLAVMGGMMLSGIVSRADDLVIQGFTSSGQLTFGGVSNEAQHATSYRIEWASSPGGGWTNFAAAAASLDVIPAPLNGTGTISVLVPMCYRLVATMVVLPLGTIPIPAGTNSGVDPDSGAYTLNNAMPFYMDKYLVTKAKWDAVYNWAITNGYSFDNVGSGKAEDHPVQMVNWFDCVKWCNARSEKEGRPVSYRVGGNVYRSGQDNAVTCDLNLGGYRLPTDAEFHYAARGGLSGKRFPWGDTIDHDQANYTGYPSGYGYDLGYLGYDARYAVGDSPYTSPVGAFEAGKTGYGLYDMTGNVSEWCWNWYPGYEGYARVFRGGSYMSYANESGVGFRDSTGPDYAGKSIGFRVVLSPVQ from the coding sequence ATGAAGCGATATAGCGGGCTGGTAGTGTTGGCAGTGATGGGTGGGATGATGCTTTCAGGGATCGTCAGTCGTGCTGACGATCTGGTGATTCAGGGATTCACCTCCAGCGGGCAATTGACGTTCGGCGGGGTTTCGAATGAAGCGCAACATGCCACGAGTTACCGGATTGAATGGGCTTCGTCGCCCGGGGGCGGCTGGACTAACTTTGCGGCGGCCGCAGCGTCGCTTGATGTTATCCCGGCTCCGCTCAACGGCACGGGAACGATATCGGTGCTGGTACCGATGTGCTACCGGCTGGTGGCGACGATGGTCGTCTTGCCGCTCGGCACGATTCCGATTCCTGCCGGGACCAATAGCGGGGTGGATCCAGATTCCGGAGCGTACACACTAAACAACGCCATGCCGTTTTACATGGACAAATATTTGGTGACGAAGGCGAAGTGGGACGCGGTCTATAATTGGGCGATCACCAACGGGTACAGTTTCGATAACGTTGGCAGTGGCAAGGCGGAAGATCATCCCGTGCAAATGGTGAACTGGTTCGACTGTGTGAAATGGTGCAATGCCAGGAGTGAAAAAGAGGGGAGGCCGGTCAGTTATCGGGTGGGGGGCAATGTCTACCGGAGCGGTCAGGATAATGCGGTGACTTGCGACTTGAATCTTGGTGGGTATCGGTTGCCAACGGATGCGGAGTTCCACTATGCGGCACGCGGTGGACTTTCTGGAAAGCGATTCCCGTGGGGGGATACGATTGATCATGATCAGGCCAACTACACTGGATATCCTAGCGGATATGGCTATGACCTGGGCTATTTGGGCTATGACGCGAGGTATGCCGTGGGGGATAGCCCCTATACCAGTCCGGTGGGTGCGTTTGAGGCTGGGAAGACCGGTTATGGATTGTATGATATGACGGGGAATGTTTCGGAATGGTGCTGGAACTGGTATCCGGGCTATGAGGGTTATGCGCGTGTGTTTCGCGGTGGCAGTTACATGAGCTACGCCAATGAGTCTGGGGTTGGTTTTCGCGACAGTACAGGTCCGGATTATGCGGGTAAAAGCATTGGTTTCAGGGTGGTGCTGTCCCCGGTTCAATAA
- a CDS encoding putative toxin-antitoxin system toxin component, PIN family gives MKRDRVVLDTNVLISAVLFNGPPRAILELVIGGSVHCSLSLAILDELRDVLERPKFRFSPEQAFQVIEELHAVCDIVNPAIRVNVITADPNDNIILECALESKADIIVSGDQHLLDVAEFKGIQIVSPSDFMKTINGYTAVPTRKSTLRLRLP, from the coding sequence ATGAAACGGGATCGGGTAGTTTTGGACACAAATGTCCTGATATCCGCAGTCCTTTTTAATGGCCCCCCTCGCGCAATTCTTGAACTTGTCATCGGCGGTTCGGTTCATTGCTCTCTGTCCTTGGCCATCTTGGATGAACTTCGTGACGTTCTGGAACGGCCAAAGTTCCGATTTTCTCCTGAACAAGCCTTTCAGGTCATTGAGGAATTGCATGCGGTCTGCGATATTGTCAATCCGGCTATTCGGGTTAATGTGATCACCGCAGATCCGAACGACAACATCATCCTGGAGTGTGCCTTGGAATCAAAGGCCGACATTATCGTTTCCGGTGATCAACATCTGTTGGATGTGGCAGAGTTCAAGGGGATTCAGATTGTTTCGCCATCCGACTTTATGAAGACGATCAATGGATATACGGCGGTGCCAACAAGAAAATCCACGTTACGGCTGCGCCTCCCGTGA
- a CDS encoding ribbon-helix-helix domain-containing protein, with protein sequence MIVCTLLVESEARMQSTTVNISFQGSLLSEIDRLALAESRSRSELLREAARLYIDRKQRWDKLFAYGKSVVARGQLTESDIAVEIHAHRRQKASKR encoded by the coding sequence ATGATTGTATGTACTCTATTAGTAGAAAGTGAGGCGAGAATGCAATCAACCACGGTAAATATATCCTTTCAGGGGAGTCTTTTGTCCGAGATTGACCGGCTTGCGCTGGCGGAATCAAGGTCGAGATCTGAACTGCTAAGGGAAGCGGCACGGCTCTACATCGACCGTAAACAGCGGTGGGACAAGCTTTTTGCCTACGGCAAAAGCGTTGTTGCGCGAGGACAACTCACAGAGTCGGATATCGCGGTAGAGATTCACGCCCATCGGCGGCAGAAGGCTTCAAAACGATGA